From the genome of Leishmania major strain Friedlin complete genome, chromosome 35:
TTTGTGCCCAACCTGGGTAGTTGCTGTGCGACTTTATTGAGCAAGATGCTGATATCCCCTGCGTACAGAGATGGCTTGCgttgtgccccccccccttccccgcaTGCCGCTCCTGTTTGTGTGCTGCCCTGTGCTGTGAGGACAGTGGTGCGCAGGTGGCGTACGCGTCTGCGCTTCAGTGGTCGTGTTGGAGCATCTCTATGCAGCTGTGTTGGTGTCTCCGCTACCTGCCGGTGCGTTGGGCTTCTCCCGTTTGCGTCGTTGAACGCGTGCGTGGCTACGCGCGTCTTGTTTGCCTAacactctctctccgtggaccacgaaaaaaaaatacgaAAGCGAGTAAAAGCCGCCATCGCACACCATGAGCCGTGTACTTAGGCGACGAAGAGCGGTGCTGAGATCGACGAGCGGCAACGCGAAGTGATCGAGCCGGGCATTGGAGAGTCGCTTCTTGTCTCCTTTTCCATTCGGGTTCGACTGGAATAGCGaacgggaggggggggggatgcacGGCGAAGACAACGTCTCTGCTTCGGTTAGCGAAGTGATGAGCGCGTGCCTTGGATGATGCGGCTGCGTTGCCACTTCCGCCGATGGCAGTGTCTGCgtctcttcgcctcctttgCTGCGTTCGTCTCTTCGGACGAACGGGGCTGATCGCACTCCCTGTCCCGCCatccctctgtctctctctctctctctctctctcgaccgtcttctccctcgctcgGTTACTCGTTCTTCCTCTGTTGATCGCCCGCACCATGGCGCAACGTTGGatttctgtgcgtgtgcgggtggtggtgggttcGAGTGTGCGTgacacctcctccccctttttttgcACTGGCACACCGACGCGTgggcctcctccctctcacgATTTGTCGACGACtccgactctctctctctcctccgtcTCTTCTTGCGCACATCCTCGGGTGTAGCTGCATCAGACAGGCTGCCGCTCGTGCtcccgccctccccaccgGCGTGGTTCGATTGGGCTAGTTCGCAAAAACACCTTGTTAGGAGAGGATCCGCGGCGATACTTCGGATTGCCAAGAAGCCAAGCCCTCCCTCCCGACAGAAGCGGCAAGTGGGTTAGTGGACAAGGAAGTACGTCACACGCCCTTCTCAATAGCTGGCAGTGTGCAGACTGCTGTCCCCTGGCCTGCTCTGCTCGTGCATTGAGGTCTTCTGTACTCTCCATCAATAAGGACATAGCGGTGCCCCGGCACAGGAAGGAAGAGAATGCACAGCGTtcccgcggcagctgcgtctCATGTTGCCGCGGTCAACTCCGCCGTAGCGCGCGGCGCTGAGGCGTCCTCGGCCGCTGATCCCTCAACGGCAAGCGAGTTCGAagcgtgctgccgcgcccTCAGTCACAAAGTCAATAAGGCTGTTGTGGAGCAGCTCCCAGTGCTAGAGAATGGCACCGTTGTGGACCTCTCACACAACTACGTTGGCGCCGCCGGGTTCCAAGCGATTGCGGTTATTCTTCAGCACAATCCAAACGTAACCGAGGTACGCGCACCGCGCAATGGCCTCACGAACGACGCGGTCGTTCTCTTCTGTCGAGCCATGCGagggcaccagcagctgtCCGCGTTGGACTTGTCCGACAACCCGGACGTTTCGTTGGCCGGCGGGCTGGCCCTTGTGAACTTGGCACAACAGACACCGTCCCTGCGTGTGGTAAAGCTGAAGGGCACACATGTACTTGCAGCGGTGTTCGATAAGCTGACTCGCGCTCTCGAGTACAATGCATCGCACCACGGCACCACCTCGCCCAGCGTTGTCGCCGCACTGTCGACCGCAGCTGTGGTTGCCTcatcgtcgacgtcgccatcaagcgctgctgtggcgatGGCGGACGAAGCACGGACACTGCAGACTCTTCGCGCACGtgtggaggcggcactgGAGGAGGGCTATCTAATCCCGCCAGCATCCCCGCAAACAGGCTGGCGTGTTCTCGATGTGCCCATTCTGGCACCCCCGCTGTTGTTCGACAACGAGGTGTGTCTGTTGTGCAACGAGGTGTTCCCGCGACTCAACCAGGAGTTCGCCTCGCACCGTGTTATTCTCTgccccgtcgtcgtcggcggcggtgcaaaGGCCGTCGAAGACAATGACAAGGCCAGTGCTAGCGCGGTGTGGCTGCGGCCTCACCGCACAGCCGGGTCGTACAACCGTGCACTGCACTTCCGCCCAGCCAGTGACATTACCTCCATCGTTGAGCGCGGGCGGTTTGTGACTATCGAGCTCATTGGCGACCTCTCCGGCGACTACGCGCAACTCGGGGCGAGTGCCATGCTGAGGTTGCAGGGTATCCCGCAGTCTGCCCCCCAACGCGTCGAAAGCCATGACGACGAAGAGCCtgaggaggccgccgcgccgcttcAGCCAGTGCTGTACGAAGCGCACGAAGCCGCGCTGCGGTACACTCGATGGCTGATcgtggcgacgcggcgcgaCACGCGGACGCTTAAGGTGCCTGCCGCGCTAGCGCCACTGCTCACCGCCGACCCGATCATCGCACACCCAGACCGCCACCGGagcgtcgtgcgcgcggttTTCGTCGGCGACGAGGGCCCGTCCCCGAGCGTTGCGGGGCCAGCGAAGGTAGCTGAAGGCTGCAGGACAGGGACAACATCGGCACCCGGTGCCATCCCCACCTCGCTTGAGTGGGACTACGCAACGGAAGAATACCAATGGAGGCGGCACGTGGACTGGCGGGAGCATGTTGTGgccacggcgccggtggcggagCTCGTCATTCCGCAGTACACGGCCACCTTTGACTGTATAGACGCACAGGGTGGCGTGCGACTGAAGCACCTTGACGGGTTCCAGACGGCCGTGTATGCGCGACTCCGCACTGTTTTGGAGgcctgcgtcgccgctgagGCGAGTAAGCGTGAAGCCAGGGAGGCAGCTGAGTCGGACGCCGGGGTAACGTCACTGAGCCGACTGCTACGGAGCATCGGAACGCAACGGGCGTGGGACACAACGTATATACAGGCGCTGGCCGCTTCCAGTAGCGGCGCGGCGAAGAAGAACCTCATGAACCGCATGATACTCTACGCTGCGAACCCGCCTAGCCGCAACATGCTGCTTTTGCACGGCACGgacgccgcctcgctcgcgaGTCTCAtggcgcgcggcgccgcccgccTGCAGACGCTTCAGCACGCGTACACGTTGGCAGTCTACACGGCACGCTCAGCTCTTCTGCACGAGGAGCCGACAGAGCTTCGCAGCGTTATGACCCACGTTGTGTCTCAGCTGACAAaggacgcggcggtgctgcgctaCGTGAATGCAGAGGTCGACATCGAGCGCTTGAGCGGGTTCTTCCTGCAGGTCATATCCGGCTCTCTGGCTAGTAAGAAAGTCGTCAGGCCGGCGCATGCCAGCGCtgcgacgacagcagcggccagAGCCATGTGCGAGGCAGGGCTGCCCGGGTACGTGGCCCAGTACACCTTGAACACGGACGAGGAAGCCAGCGCTGGCAACACGGCCTCCACCCACGCCTTTGTCGTCCTGCTGGATGGCTTGGAAGAGTTGGCGATGCCGGTGCAGCCATGTGGTGCCCTCGTGCACCCGCcaaggagcagcggcaacattgctggtggcggcggcgccgagccATCCAGCTGGTCGACAGAGAGGCCTGCTCAGATGCCTTGTTCGGCGGCCCCGTCAGGTGCGACGTCCAAGACTCAGCCGAAGCCACCGAAAACGCTACTGGACTGGCTGCTGCCTCGTGCACTGGCTCGCTACGTTCGCCTCATCGCCAGCTGTGTGtcgagcagcgctgcctttTCGTCGTTCTGCCACCTTGGTCGTGATAGTGTGGACATGCTTGGCTTTGGGGCGGTGTCGGCGAACGAGGTGGAGCAGTACCTGTCCCCGGCGTCCCTCGCGCGCGTTGGCCTTGTCTTGTCAGAGGACGAATACGAGTGCGCTCGCAGCAAGCGCGATGCCCCGATTGCGGAATACATGAACTACCTGCTAGACGCCGCACGCAGCGTGCATGAGGCACCTGGTTTTCTGACGCAGATGCAAGTGATTCAGACGTTCCCGGAAACCCTTCAGGAGGCTGCGCAGGGCGTGTACGATCGCCTTGTGCACAAGTTCGGCCTCCCCGTCACCTGCAATGTTCTGGGGTTGCTGATGGCGTCCCGGTGGGGCCTGTTgctgccggagctgcgcgatCTTTTGCCTAGTTTGTCCATGTGTCGactgcaggagctgctgcggttgctgcggcccgccctcgagcagcaggCACCGgttgcggcagcggagatgatgggcgtcggcagcggcaacgtgCTGCTTGGTGCTGTACGCCTGACCGCCCCGTCGTTCCTCGAGGTGGTGCAACGCGAGTCCCTTCAGCGAGTCACGGATGAGCTGCAGGTCGAGAACGATCAGCGCATCTGGCATACGCGCCTGGCACAGTACTATCTCTCTATTGTCTATCGATGGCTGCAAcctggtgcggcggcggacgggGTGCCCGCCAAGGTGCGTCGCGTGAACGACGCGTCGGCTGCTGAGGCGTACGTTTGCCCTGAAACGCAGGCGCTGCATCGACGCGCCATGAAGGAGGTTATTTACCACATGACGCAGAGCGGCGACTTCTGGTCGAGGATGGATGTGACGGTCTTGTCCGTGCCTTTCATGGAGCAGGTGTACGAGCTCGGGCTGGGCTACGCCTACTTGCGCGACCTAACGGCGGCCTTCAACGAGCGCtaccagcgccacctccttaGTGAGGACATCGGGGAGCCGTCGTGGCAGCAGTACCCGCTCGTCGCTGAAAACGGCGGAGCCAAGATCACCGCGATGGCGGCAGACGAGGCACAGGCGAGCGGCACTCCCGGCTCGGCCGAGTCGAGCCGCTACGCCCTTCCTGCAGTGCTGATTCGCATGCGCGACTATATCTGCTTTGCCCGCCAGTACGGCCTGCTTCTGTCCCTGCATCCAACCCTCGTGGCGCAAGTCGCGTTGCAGCTCCCGGCGAGCCTCCTGAACGCTGTCCAGCGTGATACCGTCACGTTCCTCTGCCGTCAGCTGCAGGACAACGGCGGATTGAGGGGGAGCAGGGCATCTCTGTCGCGTGTCTTCTTCTCCATGACGTCCGCAGCAGCTAAAACAGAAGGGAAGCAGCCAACTCATCTGCGCCCCATCACGTGCGCCGCCTTCCTGCCGAATCGGCTCTTCGTGGTGACGGCTAGCAGTGATCGCTCGCTGGCGTGGGTGAATCCAGAGAGCGGAAAGGTGGCGTGGTACGCCCGGCAaccgacggcagcggtggagtCGCTCACGGTGTGCCGCACCAGCGCTTACGTTGCTGCCTTGTCGGAGGATCGCACGGTGTGGGTGTACGACGGCCTGCAGGGCACTCTCGTCTCGCAGTGCCGCGGAAGCAAGTGGTTTGATGCCCCCATCGCGTCCCTCACATTCTCGGCTAGGGGTCGCTATCTCTGGGTCGTGACAACggacgcgcgcgtgcgctgcttTGCCTGCGAGTCTGGCCAGCTGCGGTGCACGATGAGCTTGtcgaagctgctgcaggtgtgcgtcGATGAGGTATCGGCCAACGGGGAGATGACGCAGCTGGTGGGTGCAGGGGCTaccgcggcagaggaggggatgCCCCTCGCCTCTGGTGAgtggcgtcatcgccgccattACCTGCACTTGCTCGTagacgccgaggacgacgaggtgTGCACGACGGTCGTGGcgacggagctgcggcagtggcgtcTGCGTCCGTGGGATGAGCTACTTCTGACGGCAGAGAAAGATGGCCGGCCAGGGCACAACAACACAACCCTCATTGCGTGTGAGATGACCATGAGCTGCTCTCTTGCCAAGGCGCCAGCAAGTGCCTCGGATGGCCCGGTGGGGTATAAGCTCATGAAGTTATGGGAGCCAGCTAGCGTGCGGTCGCCCGACATGTGTATTCTGGCGGCGCCACACACCGAACCCGAGGTGCAGCTATTCACGGTGGAACACACCACTGGAACTCCGCGGCTGGTGGTGCGGTTCCCGCTTGTCGCGCCTTCCGGCGGCAACTCAGGCGCGGCACCAACGGCACAGGAAGTCTCCGTGATGTGCACGTCGCCGGACGGTCGATGGGTCGCCGTCGGGTTGAGTTGCGGCGCTGTCAGCCTCTTCTCCATCGGCGCTGCGTATCACGCGtggcagaggcagcagcagcagcaccagacGGACGCAGCCCTGGTGTGTAGGCCGACGTGCGTCTACACGAGTCTGATGCCGACACCAGGTATGTCGGCAGCTCCGCTGCGCTCTCTTACGTTTCACCGCGATGgcctctttttgtttgcaCTTGGCAGCTGCCTTCTCTGCTGGCGCCTGCCCGACGCCGCCTCTGTGACGCTCCAGACCGACGCAGCGGAGGCCGTGCGCAACACCGCAGATGGCCAGTACTTGTGCTCAAACACACCGACGTGTCTTGCcgtgctgccaccaccgacgcCATGCATGAGCGGTGCGGAGCTGCCTAGAAATATCGCTGAAGTGGCCGTCGGCGATGACACGGGCCGCGTGACTCTGCTCACGTTGTGGCGGCAGCTCAgctagagagagagagaaatggAAAAAGGGCTTTGAAACGGAGTGAGAAAGCGATGGCGTGCCGGCCGGCCGCGCGTCGGGTAAGAGGATGCGATTGCTAGCGGGTGTAGTGAAGATGTGggactctctctctctctctcactttctctgcgtgtgtggctctgtgtgtgtgccctctGTCGGGTGTGCGTTGCTGTGTGATGGGGCTCTCTCGATGCCGCAAGCGTCTATACGCGGCTCGGTCGCCTTGGTTTTCCTCGCTCGCTTTCCGTCGTTGTTTGCCCCCATCTCTTTTCCGTGGTACCCCCTTCGCGTACTTCCCCTCCTTTCATttgacgcgcgcgcgcgtctgcctgtctctccgtgtgcgtgtgcccaTTCCGTCATCCCATCATTGTCCTTCTTCAACTTTCCACTTGACCCTCTCACCCCACACTGAGTGAGGTGCACCAGAAAGGCGAAAAGGGAGCTGAAATGTGAACGAGCGACGAAGAGAGCAGACGCGCGCGGGGTCTCGGCGAGTTGTCCGAAACCGCCCacccatcccccccccccgtcctCGTCAGTTATGCCGCATAGATACCACAGACTCGACGAGGAGAATCTGCGcccttcccttttctttcgGGTTCGAAAAGAGGTACGATGTACAGTAGCAGCgggcgtttttttttcgttttatTATTACATTTCTGTTCTTCAAAGTTTTACACGGTTTGGGCATGCGGAGCGCATGTGACAcacgtgccaccgccgcacgtgtctgcgtgtgcatgctATGCATGTATACGTGAGTGTAGGTGTAGGGCTGGTACGTTGGGGGACGTGCGATGGCGCGTTTTGCTCTTGAATCGAGGCGCTTGAATCCCTCTCTGAGTGTCGCTTGTCCGATTCAATCATGTATTCTGCAcgtctctcctctttctttttttcttttgcctTTTTACCTTGCACGATGCAACGCTgctttgcgtgtgtgtgtgtgtgtgtgtgttttatGTGTAGCGAAGGAGGAAACGCAAGAAAACAGAAGGGGTGGGGTCAAGGGTCACGAAAAAGTGATCCAGCGGGGCCGGCAGCTCCTCGAAGTCAGAGGCACATGCATACCCACAGACCTACGCTCAGGCCTCACCGGGCGCTTCACTGAGCACATTGCTCTGCGAACacgctggaggtggcggaAAACACCGAGGCAACGGGAGAGACGCGTAGCTCACCTCAGCATggttttttttctcgttttcTGCACCACAGCTGATGATagagaggtgggggtggggggaagagagacagTGAGGCAGGGATGACCAGTGGAGTAATCCATCGCCCACTCTGCAGTAGTCTCTCCGTTTCAGCCTTCACGCCCGCACATCAACGCACACCATTGCATCAACTTTCTTCTGCTTCGCCGTctgctctctttctttccgcAGTATCATTGACATTGCCCGCTCATCGAGCACACGGGCTCCAATATCCGCAACGGCACCCGGAAGCGCACGGGGCCGTTTGAGTGGGCTGCTTCTTGTGCTTTCTGCATACTTGCATACACCTTCACACTCACGGCAACGGTAACAgcacgacacacacataaacacacacacacacacacacacctttaCGAAGCGAAGCCGAGGAACGTGAAGCAAACACTTTTCTTACAGGAGGCGTGGCGGATACGCGAGAGTGCTGGTTGTTTAacgctggcggtggtgtgttgcctgcgcctgcgcatCGCGTACGCCTTCTTTGGCTTCTCAAAGGTATatttccctctcttcttcgttcactggcgctctctcttccaGCGGACAGAGAGAAACGCGCGTGTTGTGAGTTGTGTGTGAGATGGTGTTGTAGATCTCAGCAAGGTtagctgcagctgcttcccTCCTTTTTCCCGTTTTGATGCCTTTTTCTTCATCATTGCACGACGTCGTCTGCGTTGGGcgacctctctctctctctctctttggtTGTTGTTCGTAGAGGCGAAGAGGATAAAGTGCGGTCACACGTTTCGCGTGTGTCTTGCTTGCCtgcgtctctgcgtgtgcaggtgtgcccgcgtcgcggcggtcGTCCCCCAGTAGTTCGAAACAGcgtgagggaggagagggcacAGACGCACTCGTCTGGCCGTCCTTTTTTTCCACTCGTCAACTGGTGCGTGACtttgccgcctccctcccccctcctctcacgCACTCATCTTAGCTGCTCGACCATCTTTCCTGTGCTCCTCGTGTGAGCCACAACAAGGAGCAGAAGCGCGAGACCAAAACAGTTCAATCACATCTCTTCAGTGCCGATCGAAGGTGACCCCACGAACGAGAAAAAaagtgcgcacgcacatgcacacgcacagaaacCTGCACCAAGGTTGCATGCCGTGGGATTATCAACAACCGCTCTCTTGTAGAATCAATACGAGGCGGGCTTCAGGCTTCATTGCCAGCGAAAATTAGCCCCGCTCGCAATCGAAAGAATTCTCGTTGCTCCCACAGACGTGCCTCATGTCGGACACCACCGGCACATCTTCCGTGCATAGTCAGCGGCAAAGATGCAACATAGTGATGCAGCGAAGGCGTCGCCTCTGCTCCAAGTCTTCTACTGTGCGCTCGTCTGCGCAGCGAATCTCTCGGAAGCCGAGCGCCGTCGAtgcacctgctgccgcctccaccgtgGTGCCGGCCTCCCCCGTTTTGGCGTTGCAGAAGCTCGGTTCTGCGAGAAAAGCTGCAAGAGACACGTACGGCAACACCACGCCCAAAGCAAACGGTCTTCACGGGTACGGCCAACGGTCTCGAGCGTCGCCCGGCGATGGGAACAATGTCGACACTGCCCTAGAGCACACATCTCTGCCTGCGACCAACAGGAGTGACGAGTTGCCAAACGTCTTCGGCACCGACTCGTCGTCTACTGCACGAGTTTCCACTCTTCACGACGATTCACATGTGTGCCCGGACAGCGCATCGACAAAAGGGCCGCTGAAGGGCGCCTCAGGGGCTAtggcgcgcgacgcgctgtCGTTTGATGTGTATGGGGGGCCCGATGTGTTCAAACCTCACcctctgcggctgctgagGGGGCCAAGGCGAGGTGCTGGGAGCGGGTCTGCCGAATCCACCTCGGCAGCTGAAGAGGGGTCACTCTGCAAGCAAACCTGCGGTGCTGCGTTCAACAatgctggcgctgcagagcgcgGAACCAGGGGCCGGTCCCTTCTCGCTTACTCGTGCAATGCGGCGACGCAGGACAAGACGACGCCGCCCCCGAGTGCGCACCTGAACCAGCCTTCAAAAGGCAGCTACCCTTCTAGCACTCCCGCAGCGAAAGGATTCCCTCCCCGGAACGTCTCAGAGAATCTGGGCGGCACCATTAGGGCGATAGCAACCATAAACAATGCCGACTCAAGCAATGTGCTTGCCTCTCCTCCACTACCCGTTTCTCACAGGCCCAGTGTAGGATCTGATGATGATGCAGCATCCATCACCAGTGCGAGACAGCCTGTGCGAGGGCGGGATGAGGCAGGCGCGGCAAGAGCGTTgttggtggtgccgcagctgttTCATCGCAACGGGTCTACGCCACCTTATCAACACCTCTCTCCCGTTTGCGGGTCCCTTCCCTCGCAGTCACAGGCGGGCATGATGACTGTGGCCGAGACGAAAAGCACGGGGAGCGTCGACTCTTTTTCCGACAAAGGATCGTTTTCCTCTCGAGCACTGCGCGTCGAGCCTCAAGTTCCGCCAATGCGACCGTCAGGATCTGCAGGGGCGACCAAGAAGTCATTGTTGTCGACGTCGACCCGTAGCGGTGGGTCTGCCAGTACGAAGGTGCCGTCGGCGCACTCCATCGCTCGACTGCACGCCGCGCCGATTCCGCTGCGCAATTTCGGTGCGACGTGCTATCTGAACTCGGTCGTGCAGTGCCTGCTATGTACGCCTGGCCTGCTCCGCAAGTTGAACATTGACCGTCAACGCATCGTGCGCGAATGTGAGGGGAGGCGCCGCTCCGAGGCGAAGCAAAAGCCGGACGACACCGAAGGGCAAAGCTGTGCAGAGCGCAAAGCCCCGGCAACGTCTTCACTGATTGATTTGGGCACCGCATGCGCCGCGCACCACGTCGCGGTTCAGCAGCTTCTTGTCAGCCTCAAGGCGGCTTGTGCGGAGTGTAACAATGAGTTTTCGTCTAATGGGCAGAAGGACGCGCATGAGTTTCTCATCACGTTGCTGGGGGTGATCGACAAGGAGGTTTGCCGCAGCAAGCCAGGTAACCAGGAAACCTTCAGAGACTTTGAAGATGAGAAAAAGAGTGATGTGTACGCGCGATGGGTGAGCTGGATGCAGCAGGAAAACGACTCGACCGTGTACGACCTTTTCGGCGGAATCACCGGCTGCACCGTCAAGTGCTCTAGCTGCGACCTGACCTCCTACCGCTTTGAAGTGTTGCTGCACATCTCCTTGCCCATATCTTACCGTTCCCGCTCACAGGGCGGCGGAACCGACATCGAGTTGTCCGACGGGAAGTTCGACGGCAAGGCGACGCCTAAAGGGGTCGCTACCGcggacgagctgctgcgcgagatgTTCTTTAGCGAGCGCGGGGAGTCCCTGAATGGGCCGATGCAGGTGACGTGCGAGCGTTGCAAGCAGCTGCGAGACAAACGCATATGGTATTCAATGGAGTATTGGCCGCCGATCGTGGTGCTTCATCTGAAGCGTTTCAACAACGCCGGAGTCAAGGAtgagacggcggtggtgtttCCGTACACGTTTCACCCGCACCGGTGCGTCAAGTATCAGCTGTACAGCGTCTGCTGCCACCGTGGCACTTGCTCCTCCGGGCACTACACGGCGTACACTTACGTGCAGGCGGATGACAAGAAATCCGTAGCGCGCAAAAAGGCCCCCACGGTTGCGGCATTCTCCGATATATACCACCCCTTACTGAAAGGCACGCGAAGCGATCGCATCTTCAGCCCCCAGACACTTCCGCGCAGGGGTGGCGCCGGTATCTTCGGCTGGTTCGACGGTGTCGGCATAAGAAACGGCGGCAGTAATGCACGGGCTAGTAGTGAGGCATTGAGTCCCAAAAGAAACGGAAGGGCTGATGGGAAAGATCGAGTCCGTTCGGCAGGGAGGACGGCGAAGGCTGGCAAGTGGTATCTCTGCAACGACAAAAACATCACCGAGGTGACAGCGCTGGACGTGCTGTCGATGACGAAGGAGGCATACATCCTTTTCTACCGGCGCGTTGATGATGGGGACGGGACGATCATCTGACCGGGGGCGGCCTCTGTACGGGTAGAATGCCACCGCCTTCCCCCTGTCGTTCATCTTTCGTCTCTGTTTTCCAGGGTGTTAGGAGGTGTGAATCCGTGCGGGGTAGTTTTCGCCGTGTTGATGGCGTCCCACCCTCTTTTGCGCACACCATCGCCTTTTTCCcttcgctgctgatgctcgCTCCGCAGCCGCCTAGGCCCAACTTTGTGCGTGCGACGTGCAGTACACCATGCCTGAATAGAAGGGATGCATGTTGTTCAAGTCTTTGGCGCACATCTCTGTCTCCAACTGCGAGTCCTTTCGCGTTGCATTCTTGCCGCACCGTGTATGATAAGCTGTGTGACTATCATATCTGCACTTTCATATTGAAGAGTCGACCGGCGGTGAAACCAACCTTCTCGCTCTTGTACTCGTTTTCCCTGTTCGTGTGTTTATGTTTGCGTGCTCCtccgcaaaaaaaaatgcgTATGGGGCTTATTTCGTGCCTGTGCAGGAGAGCTGGAAATAACTTCAGGTatacctatatatatatatgtgtgtgtgtgtttgtgtataGGTATATTTTCTTttcgtcatcgtcgctgtcgcgATTCAGGATGAAGAGGGAGAACAGGCGGCCTGCGCTCAGGCGACCCTTGCCACGGCTCCTTCGCGGTATCCCTCTCAAATGTGATCTGTGCGACGGGGTCTTTTCCGTCTCCTGCTTGTGAGAGGCACCGCATCACTGTTTCCATCGtgctccttctctgccttgCTTTCTTCCAGCGTGGTTTCGGATGCCTTTTGCGTTTTGGTCCCTTTCGTGTTTGCTCGTCGGCTTCTGAGTGTTTCCTGTCCCTGATGGCAGAGGCCACCcccgtgcgtgtggtgcCGCAGGGCTCAGTGCAACCCCCACCCTCCACTCTTTGTGGAAGGAAGCCGAGAAGCagccccctccgccctctctgTCCCTGCCCATGCCAAACTACCTCTGGTGGGGGAAAGGGCCAGCTGCCCACaacaccgagagagagattaGAGTGACTCACTGCcactgatgtcggcggccagctcaTGGACGGTGTTCTGCGCGAGCGGGCTGTGAAAGCGAACACGCTTGTGTCATTCGCATGATAGGCGAAGTTCCAACGGAACTCGAACACATCctacctcccccctccccccccatcccccggccctcgcact
Proteins encoded in this window:
- a CDS encoding conserved hypothetical protein (previous protein_id=AAZ14464.1), whose protein sequence is MHSVPAAAASHVAAVNSAVARGAEASSAADPSTASEFEACCRALSHKVNKAVVEQLPVLENGTVVDLSHNYVGAAGFQAIAVILQHNPNVTEVRAPRNGLTNDAVVLFCRAMRGHQQLSALDLSDNPDVSLAGGLALVNLAQQTPSLRVVKLKGTHVLAAVFDKLTRALEYNASHHGTTSPSVVAALSTAAVVASSSTSPSSAAVAMADEARTLQTLRARVEAALEEGYLIPPASPQTGWRVLDVPILAPPLLFDNEVCLLCNEVFPRLNQEFASHRVILCPVVVGGGAKAVEDNDKASASAVWLRPHRTAGSYNRALHFRPASDITSIVERGRFVTIELIGDLSGDYAQLGASAMLRLQGIPQSAPQRVESHDDEEPEEAAAPLQPVLYEAHEAALRYTRWLIVATRRDTRTLKVPAALAPLLTADPIIAHPDRHRSVVRAVFVGDEGPSPSVAGPAKVAEGCRTGTTSAPGAIPTSLEWDYATEEYQWRRHVDWREHVVATAPVAELVIPQYTATFDCIDAQGGVRLKHLDGFQTAVYARLRTVLEACVAAEASKREAREAAESDAGVTSLSRLLRSIGTQRAWDTTYIQALAASSSGAAKKNLMNRMILYAANPPSRNMLLLHGTDAASLASLMARGAARLQTLQHAYTLAVYTARSALLHEEPTELRSVMTHVVSQLTKDAAVLRYVNAEVDIERLSGFFLQVISGSLASKKVVRPAHASAATTAAARAMCEAGLPGYVAQYTLNTDEEASAGNTASTHAFVVLLDGLEELAMPVQPCGALVHPPRSSGNIAGGGGAEPSSWSTERPAQMPCSAAPSGATSKTQPKPPKTLLDWLLPRALARYVRLIASCVSSSAAFSSFCHLGRDSVDMLGFGAVSANEVEQYLSPASLARVGLVLSEDEYECARSKRDAPIAEYMNYLLDAARSVHEAPGFLTQMQVIQTFPETLQEAAQGVYDRLVHKFGLPVTCNVLGLLMASRWGLLLPELRDLLPSLSMCRLQELLRLLRPALEQQAPVAAAEMMGVGSGNVLLGAVRLTAPSFLEVVQRESLQRVTDELQVENDQRIWHTRLAQYYLSIVYRWLQPGAAADGVPAKVRRVNDASAAEAYVCPETQALHRRAMKEVIYHMTQSGDFWSRMDVTVLSVPFMEQVYELGLGYAYLRDLTAAFNERYQRHLLSEDIGEPSWQQYPLVAENGGAKITAMAADEAQASGTPGSAESSRYALPAVLIRMRDYICFARQYGLLLSLHPTLVAQVALQLPASLLNAVQRDTVTFLCRQLQDNGGLRGSRASLSRVFFSMTSAAAKTEGKQPTHLRPITCAAFLPNRLFVVTASSDRSLAWVNPESGKVAWYARQPTAAVESLTVCRTSAYVAALSEDRTVWVYDGLQGTLVSQCRGSKWFDAPIASLTFSARGRYLWVVTTDARVRCFACESGQLRCTMSLSKLLQVCVDEVSANGEMTQLVGAGATAAEEGMPLASGEWRHRRHYLHLLVDAEDDEVCTTVVATELRQWRLRPWDELLLTAEKDGRPGHNNTTLIACEMTMSCSLAKAPASASDGPVGYKLMKLWEPASVRSPDMCILAAPHTEPEVQLFTVEHTTGTPRLVVRFPLVAPSGGNSGAAPTAQEVSVMCTSPDGRWVAVGLSCGAVSLFSIGAAYHAWQRQQQQHQTDAALVCRPTCVYTSLMPTPGMSAAPLRSLTFHRDGLFLFALGSCLLCWRLPDAASVTLQTDAAEAVRNTADGQYLCSNTPTCLAVLPPPTPCMSGAELPRNIAEVAVGDDTGRVTLLTLWRQLS
- a CDS encoding putative ubiquitin hydrolase (previous protein_id=AAZ14465.1); its protein translation is MSDTTGTSSVHSQRQRCNIVMQRRRRLCSKSSTVRSSAQRISRKPSAVDAPAAASTVVPASPVLALQKLGSARKAARDTYGNTTPKANGLHGYGQRSRASPGDGNNVDTALEHTSLPATNRSDELPNVFGTDSSSTARVSTLHDDSHVCPDSASTKGPLKGASGAMARDALSFDVYGGPDVFKPHPLRLLRGPRRGAGSGSAESTSAAEEGSLCKQTCGAAFNNAGAAERGTRGRSLLAYSCNAATQDKTTPPPSAHLNQPSKGSYPSSTPAAKGFPPRNVSENLGGTIRAIATINNADSSNVLASPPLPVSHRPSVGSDDDAASITSARQPVRGRDEAGAARALLVVPQLFHRNGSTPPYQHLSPVCGSLPSQSQAGMMTVAETKSTGSVDSFSDKGSFSSRALRVEPQVPPMRPSGSAGATKKSLLSTSTRSGGSASTKVPSAHSIARLHAAPIPLRNFGATCYLNSVVQCLLCTPGLLRKLNIDRQRIVRECEGRRRSEAKQKPDDTEGQSCAERKAPATSSLIDLGTACAAHHVAVQQLLVSLKAACAECNNEFSSNGQKDAHEFLITLLGVIDKEVCRSKPGNQETFRDFEDEKKSDVYARWVSWMQQENDSTVYDLFGGITGCTVKCSSCDLTSYRFEVLLHISLPISYRSRSQGGGTDIELSDGKFDGKATPKGVATADELLREMFFSERGESLNGPMQVTCERCKQLRDKRIWYSMEYWPPIVVLHLKRFNNAGVKDETAVVFPYTFHPHRCVKYQLYSVCCHRGTCSSGHYTAYTYVQADDKKSVARKKAPTVAAFSDIYHPLLKGTRSDRIFSPQTLPRRGGAGIFGWFDGVGIRNGGSNARASSEALSPKRNGRADGKDRVRSAGRTAKAGKWYLCNDKNITEVTALDVLSMTKEAYILFYRRVDDGDGTII